A single genomic interval of Malania oleifera isolate guangnan ecotype guangnan chromosome 11, ASM2987363v1, whole genome shotgun sequence harbors:
- the LOC131168021 gene encoding uncharacterized protein LOC131168021 isoform X2, whose translation MEFFNKAKAVRLKSHLGKYLVAGDDEEAVRQSRDGSSSRARWAVEFVEGRSHVVRLKSCHGQYLTAADEPFLLGMTGKKVVQTQVTVATARAMEWEPIKEGFQVKMRARRGKFLRANGGTPPWRNSVTHDVPHRSATQDWVLWEVEVVDIKEFDLELSASNHMSPAWSFSSVFSEDLEALDTASSPTLSSISSSRHASGRQSETMELFNNARCIRLRGRHDKYLLADEDQEGLCHDRNASSRRSKWTVEFVEGGSFIRLRSCYGKYLTATDIPFLLGVTGKKVLQTTPRRLDSSVEWEPIREGFQVRLKTRYGNFLRANGGVPPWRNSITHDIPHRTVTQDWILWDVEVVDLVQLRSKEPVPVSQPTSRTNSSLTESSSPAVISLKSPRLSFKSPKLTKQESSDSFVGSPVKDRGRDIYYSVADDYGDVDEGIEEANLSYKGNEVEELKQKLEEETGLDDVIVCSRNPLNGKLFPLRLALPPNNTTMHVVVVPSSSQAARYLETPESPTPT comes from the exons ATGGAGTTCTTCAACAAAGCTAAAGCCGTCAGGCTGAAAAGCCACCTCGGCAAGTACCTGGTCGCCGGTGACGATGAAGAAGCGGTGCGGCAGAGCCGCGACGGGTCCTCCAGCAGGGCTCGGTGGGCGGTGGAGTTCGTGGAGGGGAGGAGCCACGTGGTGCGCCTCAAGAGCTGCCACGGGCAGTACCTCACCGCCGCGGACGAGCCCTTCCTCCTGGGCATGACGGGAAAGAAGGTGGTCCAGACGCAGGTGACGGTGGCGACGGCGAGAGCGATGGAGTGGGAGCCCATAAAAGAAGGGTTCCAGGTGAAGATGAGGGCGCGGAGAGGGAAGTTTTTGCGGGCGAACGGGGGGACGCCGCCGTGGAGGAATTCGGTGACGCACGACGTGCCCCACAGGAGTGCGACGCAGGATTGGGTGCTGTGGGAGGTGGAGGTGGTGGACATTAAGGAGTTTGATTTGGAGTTGTCGGCGTCGAATCATATGTCGCCGGCTTGGAGCTTTTCTTCTGTGTTTTCTGAGGATTTGGAGGCTTTGGACACTGCGTCGTCGCCGACACTCTCCTCCATTAGTAGCTCTCGACATGCTTCGGGCAGACAG AGTGAAACAATGGAGCTCTTCAACAATGCAAGATGCATAAGGCTTAGAGGCCGCCACGACAAGTACCTCCTCGCCGACGAAGACCAGGAGGGCCTCTGCCACGACCGCAACGCTTCGTCCCGAAGGTCTAAATGGACCGTTGAGTTCGTCGAAGGCGGCAGCTTCATCCGCCTCAGATCCTGTTATGGGAAATACCTCACGGCCACTGATATCCCATTTCTTCTAGGTGTGACTGGAAAGAAGGTTCTCCAAACCACTCCCAGAAGGCTAGATTCCTCTGTTGAATGGGAGCCCATCAGAGAAGGCTTCCAGGTTCGCCTCAAGACCCGCTACGGCAATTTCCTGCGCGCAAACGGGGGCGTCCCGCCGTGGCGTAATTCGATAACTCATGACATTCCCCACAGGACTGTAACACAAGATTGGATTTTGTGGGATGTTGAAGTCGTAGACTTAGTGCAACTCAGATCAAAAGAGCCCGTACCCGTATCGCAACCCACCAGTCGAACCAATTCCTCGCTTACGGAATCGAGTTCGCCGGCCGTGATATCTTTGAAGTCCCCTAGATTGTCCTTCAAGTCCCCTAAACTGACCAAACAGGAG TCTAGCGATTCATTTGTCGGTTCTCCAGTGAAGGATCGAGGGCGGGATATTTATTACAGTGTTGCTGATGATTATGGGGACGTAGATGAAGGGATTGAAGAGGCCAATTTGAGTTACAAGGGAAATGAAGTAGAAGAATTGAAACAGAAGTTGGAGGAAGAGACAGGGCTGGATGATGTCATCGTGTGTTCTCGAAATCCACTGAATGGGAAGCTTTTTCCCCTTCGGCTGGCTCTGCCTCCCAAcaacacaaccatgcatgttGTTGTGGTTCCATCATCATCACAAG CTGCAAGATACCTTGAGACACCAGAGAGTCCCACTCCAACATAA
- the LOC131168021 gene encoding uncharacterized protein LOC131168021 isoform X1 has translation MEFFNKAKAVRLKSHLGKYLVAGDDEEAVRQSRDGSSSRARWAVEFVEGRSHVVRLKSCHGQYLTAADEPFLLGMTGKKVVQTQVTVATARAMEWEPIKEGFQVKMRARRGKFLRANGGTPPWRNSVTHDVPHRSATQDWVLWEVEVVDIKEFDLELSASNHMSPAWSFSSVFSEDLEALDTASSPTLSSISSSRHASGRQSETMELFNNARCIRLRGRHDKYLLADEDQEGLCHDRNASSRRSKWTVEFVEGGSFIRLRSCYGKYLTATDIPFLLGVTGKKVLQTTPRRLDSSVEWEPIREGFQVRLKTRYGNFLRANGGVPPWRNSITHDIPHRTVTQDWILWDVEVVDLVQLRSKEPVPVSQPTSRTNSSLTESSSPAVISLKSPRLSFKSPKLTKQESSDSFVGSPVKDRGRDIYYSVADDYGDVDEGIEEANLSYKGNEVEELKQKLEEETGLDDVIVCSRNPLNGKLFPLRLALPPNNTTMHVVVVPSSSQGWFYSLSLLLMPAKWYRLKDTSQNSIFAFSTCPPFAWPNEVYVHVLSAARYLETPESPTPT, from the exons ATGGAGTTCTTCAACAAAGCTAAAGCCGTCAGGCTGAAAAGCCACCTCGGCAAGTACCTGGTCGCCGGTGACGATGAAGAAGCGGTGCGGCAGAGCCGCGACGGGTCCTCCAGCAGGGCTCGGTGGGCGGTGGAGTTCGTGGAGGGGAGGAGCCACGTGGTGCGCCTCAAGAGCTGCCACGGGCAGTACCTCACCGCCGCGGACGAGCCCTTCCTCCTGGGCATGACGGGAAAGAAGGTGGTCCAGACGCAGGTGACGGTGGCGACGGCGAGAGCGATGGAGTGGGAGCCCATAAAAGAAGGGTTCCAGGTGAAGATGAGGGCGCGGAGAGGGAAGTTTTTGCGGGCGAACGGGGGGACGCCGCCGTGGAGGAATTCGGTGACGCACGACGTGCCCCACAGGAGTGCGACGCAGGATTGGGTGCTGTGGGAGGTGGAGGTGGTGGACATTAAGGAGTTTGATTTGGAGTTGTCGGCGTCGAATCATATGTCGCCGGCTTGGAGCTTTTCTTCTGTGTTTTCTGAGGATTTGGAGGCTTTGGACACTGCGTCGTCGCCGACACTCTCCTCCATTAGTAGCTCTCGACATGCTTCGGGCAGACAG AGTGAAACAATGGAGCTCTTCAACAATGCAAGATGCATAAGGCTTAGAGGCCGCCACGACAAGTACCTCCTCGCCGACGAAGACCAGGAGGGCCTCTGCCACGACCGCAACGCTTCGTCCCGAAGGTCTAAATGGACCGTTGAGTTCGTCGAAGGCGGCAGCTTCATCCGCCTCAGATCCTGTTATGGGAAATACCTCACGGCCACTGATATCCCATTTCTTCTAGGTGTGACTGGAAAGAAGGTTCTCCAAACCACTCCCAGAAGGCTAGATTCCTCTGTTGAATGGGAGCCCATCAGAGAAGGCTTCCAGGTTCGCCTCAAGACCCGCTACGGCAATTTCCTGCGCGCAAACGGGGGCGTCCCGCCGTGGCGTAATTCGATAACTCATGACATTCCCCACAGGACTGTAACACAAGATTGGATTTTGTGGGATGTTGAAGTCGTAGACTTAGTGCAACTCAGATCAAAAGAGCCCGTACCCGTATCGCAACCCACCAGTCGAACCAATTCCTCGCTTACGGAATCGAGTTCGCCGGCCGTGATATCTTTGAAGTCCCCTAGATTGTCCTTCAAGTCCCCTAAACTGACCAAACAGGAG TCTAGCGATTCATTTGTCGGTTCTCCAGTGAAGGATCGAGGGCGGGATATTTATTACAGTGTTGCTGATGATTATGGGGACGTAGATGAAGGGATTGAAGAGGCCAATTTGAGTTACAAGGGAAATGAAGTAGAAGAATTGAAACAGAAGTTGGAGGAAGAGACAGGGCTGGATGATGTCATCGTGTGTTCTCGAAATCCACTGAATGGGAAGCTTTTTCCCCTTCGGCTGGCTCTGCCTCCCAAcaacacaaccatgcatgttGTTGTGGTTCCATCATCATCACAAGGTTGGTTTTACAGTTTATCCCTTCTTCTAATGCCTGCAAAATGGTACAGGCTTAAAGACACAagccaaaactcaatttttgcctTCAGCACTTGTCCCCCTTTTGCTTGGCCTAATGAAGTTTATGTGCATGTTTTATCAGCTGCAAGATACCTTGAGACACCAGAGAGTCCCACTCCAACATAA